In a single window of the Thunnus albacares chromosome 1, fThuAlb1.1, whole genome shotgun sequence genome:
- the ahctf1 gene encoding protein ELYS isoform X1, with protein sequence MHDLTAQVTSSLLPFPGVTVDALGEDEITLDSVLHGRFTTGRGGLAWLACGPQLEVVNAVTGERLSAYCFSGGGEHLPNILAARDFSWLKRTGLLVGLEEAEGSVLCLYDLGLSRVVKAVVIPGRITAIEPLVSYGGASTSTQHLHQSLRWFFGIAAVVTDLGHVLLVDLCLDDLSCSQSELEASDLQVVTKSPAEIPRLREVSNRQGRHLCLQLNGPSGVGATALQYISRTNQLTVGFSDGYLQLWNMKSLKKEYHSQLDGGRVPVHAFTFQEPENDPRNCCYLWAVQSSQDLEGDMVSLRLLQLAFSERKCLASGKILYEGLEYCEERYSQELSGTAFPLRAQTTNTRLLSCQTIEKFRPHPDRDDSMNEVASPDTSVSIFSWQVKAYGQGTPSTFVGVFDINRWYHAQMPDSLRTGESLHNCPYLAVWSLDPVVQMVSPHVLLDVVVHDRSLSRGMPLTCPPPEQYFNSTTYNFDATCLLNSGIVHLTCSGYQKETLSFLKKAAPCSSDIISTSYSRCLMSGLLSSRLADTQASSLSQEEQLDAILSTAVETSSLGLITGCIKQWTAEEQPGSALNLRYILDWAWNKVVQTKEELDGICAPLFDSSSNFTDPQTMQLLQHSQRLLGNLSTIFHCLLSEAQELTQKGLLGLMNKNMVSSLISKYAEVVLWFCRTGLLPEGSDDDALQISRPFYTHSVISSYYTIRREELTRLAKGKWCADCLMIDGLVGQCGERLTNLWKRDEGGTGQYPPPTLHALLDIYLLDNIDEAAKHAIVIYLLLDVMYSFPNKEGASVESFPTAFAIPIGLVKLVQGLWLLDHRDHQSSFERLLHPAASQCHFEWQHERVLQALMCQGQHSVALRYFHVTKPPISSTSQAKLCLSVLLHNRCLIEAWSLLRQHSNHLNMGELLGFLYESCQELGLIKELLKLPLGLTEQECLEKFLQGTGGLQNRELLMVHYLQQANYIPALQLNHTLKMNLVNERDPKLKERSNTRNSILDQYGKVLPRVQRKLAMERGKPYQHPHTIHKEVSRPQPLSTITKRSASEKVMSRAGFFNNVLTKIEEVWLGKATPQSSPARSPRAAEVLSPSPKPSSQALPDPFLGTPITMSSKRKSRLMDSVVLPSCPTPQSLLSPPRPPSSWVSPKSISKAPELSLLQTPQVVKRARALAASGPVFSAYNPPSILRSSLRPTPVGTPSASPGRSITPPLRSKESRITFIEEEVSPEPEKGIRWTNGMAADSEISLLTRGSTLSKATRKTWSLQPAEEEEDGDEEGEQHHVKFLPPEGGIPSPELRCSESQSSSIHEVTEENRPSDATQARISLSFDTSQTSFQSADVTLEYFDAPLSEDQEGEEGHTATDKEDEVVIVNFKSPTEEEEPEQTTEQTPLLTSEDAQTEGQELKEDETFEDVMEVGLEQEDKNEEVQSKKEDEQDIGSSGKQEDVAILDQEEIFSHQEGFNEITENTDSVPEAESQAQPDNTEEVQDVQSDVAESTELIEHLKPSGSTDPTNDPAEELEQSTDLTDFVQRHLFGDDLSSPLTRSGIHNSSQTQTSFNSETPGADEEEEQAAAEAPPVFTSQKSTASVTSSEPTGTDSHSVVSVNDSEELSSPESEEEDDDDEEEEEEEEEESDQAEEDDGVEEEEEEEDSGSEVEIIEEVQGNGRLPPLQPTSVFVPQGHTHFLPTLSEQEAAEFSLITPEAEMKMVEEEMEGEVVMVRLGADGGEIEADEDEGQGSSYMQLKPSTTLLVPLELVEGQHDLVDAAQLSLPELQETVVAEDPRCETHSDFSLMLDMDEVRDEEADTLPMENDLQSSNLPMDSPVVEATDELAAKPEVILLGTDDQEAPWSEEAPEEDNKKETDTLDGIELDGLTDSELQTDVQTEYTEANQKMEVAEEQKDAESVMLAEVPESATLSVSDPAPVEELPAIVEGKDSEDSMPMKDAVVEEVEEEEENKPTPAEDQKEPEENGPVEIEEVAHSAETATSVEEEEEHQDHISSTETEEDNREEIKKETETKRRTRGRRRKDEDVEEEKPVQQPEEQPVPETASSQRKKKAAPTPTRRTTRGRRTVTFISSLPEEAEVPEEDGNVEEAETTLLIPTSPSRTPRRGKQNKETKVQASPPRRSTRKAQPEPPKDQAEQVEAMDNDTTVASTSMASSPARRRASQRATLSRTSQRTRGGNEEVPAATEVEIKEEEEEEEQVDEVSDKKVSRRTSSKTPTPAKRRTTQASTPRRSSRRNLNSSEVTQTQLEMVKEEKEQEEVFVSPVKRSTRKTKIKSPEPSLSEEEENKKQQVSSPGRTTRHSNRITLNVYPQVKLVPVSLPQSARKKRGETITENMKADEDVLEPKLNSIAGRTNSRRPTRSKLWDHPEEDLPLLDSPLEVDSETPVADALIKRLQDEEQKQEGGVVIRKMVRSSKRSTKSSVEQVHSLPPVNDSLVPEPEDDETSPGEHSFIYSPSRRRTRAHRAESPGPSEEFSAPVTRNRRRAASVAPEDESASEQDNVEVEKAASVSKTRRTGKRTAKSKAVLELPPLAEVDLISPLPSPADPLPRAQKRTKEAEAPTSSINLRRKRIMDTVYTKPVTRRKKL encoded by the exons ATGCATGACCTGACTGCCCAAGTCACCAGCAGCCTGCTGCCTTTCCCAGGAGTGACTGTAGATGCTCTGGGAGAAGATGAGATCACTCTGGACTCTGTGCTTCATGGGAGGTTCACTACTG GTCGTGGTGGGCTGGCTTGGCTGGCCTGTGGCCCCCAGTTGGAGGTTGTCAATGCAGTGACAGGCGAAAGGCTGTCTGCATACTGCTTCAGCGGTGGAGGGGAACACCTACCCAATATCCTTGCTGCAAGAGACTTCAGCTGGCTCAAACG GACTGGATTGCTGGTTGGCTTGGAGGAAGCAGAGGGCagtgtgctgtgtttgtatgACTTGGGACTGTCGAGGGTGGTCAAAGCTGTGGTTATACCAGGCAGG ATTACAGCCATTGAGCCGTTAGTGAGTTATGGCGGAGCAAGTACCTCTACCCAGCACCTTCACCAGAGTCTGCGCTGGTTCTTTGGCATTGCTGCCGTCGTAACTGATCTCGGTCATGTTCTGCTAGTGGACCTCTGTCTTGACGACCTGTCATGCAGCCAAAGCGAGCTGGAGGCTTCAG ACCTACAGGTAGTGACCAAATCTCCAGCAGAGATCCCCAGGCTTAGAGAAGTCAGTAACAGACAGGGCAGACATCTTTGCCTCCAGCTAAATGGGCCCAGTGGAGTTGGAGCCACAGCTCTGCAGTATATCTCCAGGACCAACCAGCTGACTGTGGGATTTTCTGATGGATATTTGCAGCTGTGGAACATGAAGTCTCTAAAAAAAGA ATACCACTCCCAGTTAGATGGTGGCAGGGTGCCTGTGCATGCCTTCACCTTTCAGGAGCCAGAAAATGACCCTAGGAACTGTTGCTACCTCTGGGCTGTCCAGTCTTCTCAGGACCT TGAAGGCGATATGGTCAGCCTCCGCCTGCTTCAGCTGGCCTTCAGTGAACGAAAGTGTCTAGCTTCTGGGAAGATCCTCTATGAG GGTCTGGAGTACTGTGAGGAACGTTACAGTCAGGAGTTAAGTGGTACAGCTTTTCCTCTCAGGGCGCAGACCACCAACACCCGCTTGCTCAGTTGCCAGACCATCGAGAAGTTCCGACCCCATCCTGACAGGGATGACAGCATGAATGAAG ttGCGTCTCCAGACACCAGTGTGTCTATCTTCAGCTGGCAAGTCAAGGCTTATGGTCAAGGAACCCCGTCCACCTTTGTTGGAGTTTTTGACATCAACCGTTGGTACCACGCACAAATGCCAGACTCATTAAG aacGGGGGAGTCTCTGCACAATTGTCCCTACCTGGCAGTTTGGTCTCTGGACCCAGTGGTGCAGATGGTGTCTCCTCACGTCCTGCTGGATGTGGTGGTGCATGACCGCAGCCTGAGCAGGGGCATGCCCTTAACCTGCCCCCCACCAGAACAATACTTTAACTCTACCACGTACAACTTTG ATGCTACCTGCTTGCTCAACTCTGGAATTGTGCACTTAACCTGCTCTGGGTATCAGAAAGAG ACCCTGAGCTTTTTGAAGAAAGCTGCTCCTTGTTCCAGTGACATCATCTCCACTAGCTACTCACGCTGCCTCATGTCCGGCCTACTCTCATCTCGCCTGGCTGACACCCAGGCCTCCAGCCTCTCTCAG GAGGAGCAGCTGGATGCCATCTTATCCACAGCTGTAGAGACCAGCTCCTTGGGACTGATTACTGGCTGTATCAAGCAGTGGACCGCAGAGG AACAACCAGGCTCTGCACTGAACCTACGCTACATCCTAGACTGGGCTTGGAACAAAGTAGTCCAGACCAAGGAGGAACTGGATGgcatct GTGCACCACTGTTTGACAGCTCATCCAACTTCACAGACCCTCAGACCATGCAGCTGCTACAGCACAGCCAGAGACTGCTGGGTAACCTCAGTACTATCTTCCATTGTCTGCTCAGTGAAGCTCAGGAGCTCACCCAAAAAG GCCTGTTGGGTCTGATGAACAAGAACATGGTGTCCAGTCTAATTTCCAAGTATGCAGAAGTCGTCCTCTGGTTCTGTCGCACAGGCCTGCTGCCTGAGGGATCAG ACGATGACGCTCTCCAGATCTCCAGGCCTTTCTACACCCACTCAGTCATCAGCAGCTATTACACTATACGCCGAGAGGAGCTCACCAGACTGGCTAA GGGCAAGTGGTGTGCAGACTGCCTGATGATTGACGGTTTGGTTGGTCAGTGTGGCGAACGCTTGACCAACCTGTGGAAAAGGGATGAAGGTGGGACAGGGCAATACCCACCACCTACATTGCAT GCCTTGCTGGATATTTATCTACTAGACAACATCGATGAAGCTGCCAAACATGCAATC GTGATTTACCTGCTGCTGGATGTCATGTACTCCTTCCCTAATAAGGAGGGAGCATCAGTGGAGTCTTTCCCCACAGCATTTGCCATCCCTATCGGACTGGTCAAACTAGTGCAAGGCCTCTGGCTGCTGGACCATCGTGACCACCAG AGTTCCTTCGAGCGGCTTCTGCATCCTGCCGCCTCCCAGTGTCATTTTGAGTGGCAGCATGAGCGTGTCTTGCAAGCACTGATGTGCCAGGGCCAACACTCGGTGGCACTACGATACTTCCACGTAACAAAGCCCCCAATATCCTCCACCTCCCAGGCcaaactctgtctctctgtattgCTACACAACAG GTGTCTCATAGAGGCGTGGTCCTTACTTCGGCAACACTCTAATCATCTCAACATGGGTGAGCTGCTGGGCTTCTTGTATGAGAGCTGCCAGGAGCTGGGTCTCATCAAGGAGCTACTCAAACTGCCCCTCGGCCTCACTGAACAG GAATGTTTGGAGAAGTTTCTTCAGGGTACAGGGGGTCTCCAGAACAGAGAACTACTGATGGTTCATTACCTTCAGCAGGCCAATTATATACCTGCCCTCCAACTCAACCACACCCTCAAGATGAACCTAGTG AATGAACGAGACCCAAAGCTTAAAGAAAGAAGCAACACCAGGAACTCTATACTGGATCAATATGGCAAAGTTTTGCCCAGAGTACAGAGGAAACTGGCAATGGAGAGGGGCAAACCCTACCAGCATCCCCATACCATCCACAAAGAAG TGTCTCGGCCACAGCCACTGTCCACCATCACCAAGCGATCTGCCAGTGAGAAGGTGATGTCCAGGGCTGGCTTCTTCAACAATGTTCTGACCAAGATTGAAGAGGTGTGGTTAGGAAAAGCCACACCACAGTCCTCCCCTGCCAGGAG TCCCAGGGCAGCTGAAGTTCTGAGCCCCAGTCCCAAGCCTTCCTCCCAGGCCCTTCCTGATCCGTTCTTGGGAACTCCAATCACCATGTCCTCCAAACGAAAGTCAAG GCTGATGGACTCAGTGGTTCTTCCCTCCTGTCCGACCCCTCAGTCTCTTCTCAGCCCTCCCAGACCTCCCAGCTCTTGGGTTTCTCCAAAAAGCATCAGCAAGGCCCCTGAACTCAGTCTGCTGCAAACACCCCAGGTTGTCAAG CGAGCTCGTGCCTTGGCTGCTTCTGGACCTGTGTTTTCAGCCTACAACCCCCCGTCTATCCTGCGCAGCAGCCTGAGGCCCACACCTGTCGGCACCCCTTCTGCATCTCCAGGGCGCTCTATAACCCCTCCACTCCGCAGCAAAGAGAGCAGGATCACCTTTATTGAAGAGGAAGTGTCTCCTGAACCAGAAAAGGGCATCCGCTGGACCAATGGG ATGGCAGCAGACAGTGAAATTAGCTTGCTGACCAGAGGCTCCACGCTGTCTAAGGCTACTCGCAAGACCTGGTCCTTACAGCctgctgaggaggaagaagatggagaTGAGGAAGGGGAACAACATCATGTAAAGTTCTTGCCTCCTGAAGGTGGCATTCCCTCACCAGAGCTGAGATGCTCTGAGAGCCAGTCATCCTCCATCCATGAAGTCACTGAAGAGAATAGACCATCAGATGCCACACAGGCACGAATTAGCTTGAGCTTTGACACCAGCCAGACATCTTTCCAGTCAGCAGACGTCACTCTAGAGTACTTTGATGCACCTCTCTCAGAAGACCAGGAAGGAGAAGAGGGGCATACAGCGACAGATAAGGAAGACGAGGTAGTGATAGTGAACTTCAAATCCccaactgaagaagaagaaccaGAGCAAACCACTGAGCAAACCCCTCTCCTGACATCAGAAGATGCACAGACGGAAGGGCAAGAGCTGAAGGAAGATGAAACATTTGAGGATGTGATGGAGGTGGGTCTGGAACAGGAGGATAAAAACGAGGAAGTTCAGTCTAAAAAGGAGGATGAACAGGATATTGGGTCAAGTGGCAAACAAGAAGATGTTGCAATTCTTGACCAAGAAGAGATATTTAGTCATCAAGAAG GTTTTAACGAGATCACTGAGAACACGGACTCTGTCCCTGAGGCAGAATCTCAGGCTCAACCTGATAATACTGAGGAGGTGCAGGACGTCCAGTCAGATGTCGCTGAATCCACAGAGTTGATTGAGCACCTGAAACCATCTGGATCCACTGACCCCACAAATGATCCAGCAGAAGAGCTGGAGCAATCAACAG ATCTGACAGACTTTGTGCAGCGACATCTGTTTGGCGATGATCTGTCGTCTCCTCTCACCCGCTCAGGAATCCACAACTCATCACAGACCCAGACATCCTTCAACAG TGAGACCCCAGGCGcggatgaagaggaagagcagGCTGCTGCCGAAGCTCCCCCAGTGTTCACCAGCCAAAAATCTACTGCCTCTGTGACCTCCTCAGAGCCAACTGGCACAGACTCCCACT CTGTTGTGAGTGTGAACGATAGTGAAGAACTTTCTAGCCCTGAGtctgaggaggaagatgatgatgatgaggaggaggaagaggaggaggaggaagagtctgATCAAGCTGAGGAAGATGATGGtgtggaagaagaggaggaagaggaggactcGGGTAGCGAGGTGGAGATCATTGAGGAGGTCCAGGGTAATGGGAGACTTCCACCCCTCCAACCCACTTCAGTCTTTGTACCACAAGGACACACCCACTTCTTGCCAACTCTGTCAGAGCAGGAGGCTGCTGAGTTTTCTCTGATAACACCCGAAGCAGAGATGAAG ATGGTAGAAGAGGAAATGGAGGGTGAGGTGGTAATGGTGAGACTTGGAGCAGACGGTGGAGAGATAGAGGCAGATGAGGATGAAGGGCAAGGGTCGTCCTACATGCAGCTCAAACCCTCCACCACTCTCCTGGTACCCCTGGAACTTGTGGAGGGACAACACGACCTGGTTGATGCTGCTCAGCTCAGTCTTCCTGAGCTTCAGGAAACTGTTGTGGCAGAGGACCCGAGGTGTGAAACTCACAGCGACTTCTCTCTCATGCTGGATATGGATGAAGTTAGGGATGAAGAGGCAGACACCCTACCTATGGAGAATGATCTGCAATCCTCCAACCTTCCCATGGACTCTCCAGTAGTGGAGGCTACTGATGAACTTGCGGCCAAACCAGAGGTTATTCTTTTGGGCACAGATGACCAGGAAGCTCCCTGGTCTGAAGAAGCACCAGAAGAGGACAACAAGAAAGAAACTGACACCCTGGATGGAATTGAGCTTGATGGTCTAACAGACTCAGAACTCCAAACCGACGTACAGACTGAATACACTGAGGCAAACCAGAAGATGGAAGTTGCTGAAGAGCAGAAGGATGCTGAGTCAGTAATGTTGGCTGAAGTTCCTGAATCTGCAACTCTATCAGTCTCTGATCCAGCTCCAGTGGAAGAACTCCCAGCAATTGTGGAAGGCAAGGATAGTGAAGATTCTATGCCAATGAAAGATGCTGTTgtagaggaggtggaggaggaggaggagaacaaaCCAACACCTGCCGAGGACCAGAAAGAGCCTGAAGAGAACGGGCCTGTTGAGATTGAAGAAGTTGCCCACAGTGCAGAGACGGCGACCTCtgttgaggaagaggaggagcacCAGGACCACATATCCTCAACAGAAACTGAAGAGGATAACAGGGAAGAAAttaagaaagagacagaaacaaaaaggagaacaaggggaagaaggagaaaagatgAAGATGTTGAAGAAGAGAAACCCGTGCAGCAGCCAGAGGAACAACCTGTGCCAGAGACCGCCTCCTCtcaaaggaagaagaaagctGCTCCTACTCCAACACGGAGAACCacgagagggaggaggacagttACCTTTATCTCTTCCCTCCCGGAGGAAGCAGAGGTGCCAGAGGAGGATGGGAATGTAGAGGAGGCAGAAACAACCCTCTTGATCCCTACTTCGCCTAGTCGTACACCCAGAAGGGGTAAACAGAACAAAGAAACCAAAGTCCAAGCCAGCCCACCTCGAAGAAGTACCCGCAAAGCTCAGCCTGAACCTCCTAAAGACCAGGCTGAGCAGGTGGAGGCCATGGATAATGATACTACAGTTGCAAGTACCTCCATGGCCTCTTCGCCAGCCAGACGACGGGCCTCTCAGAGAGCTACTTTAAGCAGGACCAGTCAAAGGACTCGAGGTGGTAATGAAGAGGTGCCTGCAGCCACAGAGGTTGAAatcaaagaggaggaggaggaggaggaacaagtGGATGAGGTCTCAGATAAGAAGGTTTCTCGGCGAACAAGCTCTAAGACTCCCACCCCAGCCAAACGCAGGACCACTCAGGCAAGCACTCCAAGGAGGTCCAGCCGCAGAAATTTGAATAGCAGTGAGGTGACGCAAACACAATTAGAGATggtgaaagaggagaaggaacAGGAGGAGGTCTTCGTTTCACCTGTCAAACGCAGCACCAGAAAAACTAAGATAAAGTCACCGGAGCCATCCCTGTcggaggaggaagagaacaaGAAACAACAAGTTTCCAGCCCCGGCAGGACAACTCGTCACTCCAACCGTATCACCCTAAATGTTTATCCACAA GTGAAACTGGTTCCTGTATCACTTCCTCAGAGTGcaaggaagaagagaggagagaccattactgaaaacatgaaagcagATGAAGATGTGCTTGAGCCCAAACTTAACAGCATTGCTGGTCGCACCAACTCCCGGCGACCAACTAGAAGCAAACTCTGGGACCACCCTGAGGAAGACCTTCCCTTACTTGATTCCCCGTTAGAGGTCGATTCTGAAACCCCTGTTGCAGACGCCCTCATCAAGAGGCTCCAGGATGAAGAACAGAAGCAGGAGG GAGGAGTAGTCATCAGAAAGATGGTGAGATCCAGCAAGAGGAGTACAAAGTCGTCAGTGGAGCAGGTTCACTCACTGCCTCCTGTGAATGACAGCCTGGTCCCAGAACCTGAAGATGACGAGACTAGCCCAGGCGAGCATTCATTCATCTATTCCCCCTCACGAAGAAGAACAAGAG cTCACAGAGCAGAGTCTCCTGGCCCGAGTGAAGAGTTTTCAGCACCTGTTACTCGCAACAGAAGAAGAGCTGCTTCTGTTGCACCTGAG gatGAATCTGCTTCAGAACAAGATAATGTGGAAGTGGAGAAAGCAGCAAGTGTTTCTAAAACCAGAAGAACCGGCAAACGAACAGCCAA ATCCAAAGCTGTTTTGGAGTTGCCTCCGTTAGCAGAAGTGGACCTGATCTCACCTCTGCCTAGCCCAGCTGATCCGCTCCCGAGAGCACAGAAGAGGACTAAGGAAGCAGAGGCCCCGACCTCGAGCATTAACCTTCGACGAAAACGCATAATGGACACCGTTTACACCAAGCCAGTCACCCGGAGGAAGAAACTCTGA